The following are encoded together in the Bacillus thermozeamaize genome:
- a CDS encoding MFS transporter, whose translation MEQKEIKWHTGWLIVVVSAMITCISVGIRFSTGPFFKPIMADLDFSREELSLIIAISLLVYGFGMSLAGALADRFGTRSVLVSGAILVSGSMLWTAFTHSAFHFFVSFGILMSLGLAFTSQVTLTPVVSKWFTRHRGLALTILISGAMAGIGIMTPVSTWLIQIMGWRASFILLAMVLLLLIIPAALFIIRDEVPDAWKVYEAGDTTRKTANPSRSFSIERWTAALHTSAFWQLAFGMFVCGFSMNLLGSHGVPMLTDHGFHEMEASMGIGLIGLVAIGSSIILGMLSDHISRKNILALIYLVRGIGFFMLVSVSSPFGLYATAIIGGLVWAGSTSMSSAILGDLYGIKWVGTLYGLLYLSHQIGAAIGSYLGGWGYETTGSHWVSFGSAGALLLLASLVSFLIPKSIDSLHPATAHVKKANA comes from the coding sequence ATGGAACAGAAGGAAATCAAATGGCACACGGGTTGGCTCATCGTTGTTGTCTCGGCGATGATAACCTGTATTTCTGTCGGCATCCGTTTTTCAACGGGTCCCTTTTTTAAGCCCATCATGGCTGATTTGGACTTCTCGCGCGAGGAACTTTCCCTGATCATCGCGATCAGCCTGTTGGTCTACGGATTTGGCATGTCATTGGCCGGTGCGCTGGCGGATCGTTTCGGGACGCGAAGTGTCTTGGTATCCGGCGCGATTCTCGTCTCGGGGTCCATGCTCTGGACCGCCTTTACGCACTCGGCATTTCACTTTTTTGTGTCTTTTGGCATCCTCATGTCGCTGGGACTGGCCTTTACAAGCCAGGTCACGTTGACGCCTGTGGTCTCCAAATGGTTTACGCGTCACCGGGGTCTTGCCCTGACCATCCTGATTTCCGGCGCGATGGCCGGCATTGGCATCATGACGCCCGTCTCCACCTGGCTCATCCAGATCATGGGCTGGCGAGCTAGTTTCATCCTGCTTGCCATGGTGCTCCTTTTGCTGATCATCCCGGCAGCTTTGTTCATCATCCGGGATGAAGTGCCTGATGCATGGAAGGTTTATGAAGCAGGCGACACGACAAGGAAAACCGCCAATCCGTCCCGTTCATTTTCGATTGAGCGGTGGACAGCGGCCTTGCACACCTCTGCTTTCTGGCAACTGGCCTTTGGCATGTTCGTCTGTGGATTCAGCATGAACCTGCTCGGTTCGCATGGCGTGCCGATGTTGACAGACCACGGCTTCCACGAGATGGAAGCCTCGATGGGGATCGGCTTGATCGGCCTGGTGGCCATCGGCAGTTCCATCATCCTCGGCATGCTCTCCGATCACATATCGCGCAAGAATATCCTGGCCCTGATTTATCTGGTGCGGGGCATCGGGTTTTTCATGCTGGTGTCGGTATCCTCCCCGTTTGGCCTGTACGCCACCGCCATCATCGGCGGCCTGGTATGGGCGGGCAGCACTTCCATGTCATCCGCCATTCTCGGCGATCTCTACGGGATCAAATGGGTTGGCACGCTGTACGGACTGCTCTACCTGTCTCACCAGATCGGCGCTGCCATCGGCTCCTATCTTGGAGGTTGGGGTTATGAGACGACAGGTTCCCATTGGGTCTCCTTCGGTTCTGCAGGCGCGCTGCTGCTTCTCGCCAGCCTGGTCTCCTTCTTGATCCCCAAATCCATTGATTCGCTTCATCCCGCCACTGCCCATGTCAAAAAGGCAAACGCCTGA